The following proteins are co-located in the Wenzhouxiangella marina genome:
- a CDS encoding arylesterase yields the protein MMRKLTSPLSLSPAVLPLALVLLAVSTWVQAAEHRLLIIGDSLSDAYDMSREAGWAHLLAERLGDDWTVVNAAISGETTAGAAYRTPDLLEAHAPDHVLIILGGNDGLRALSPAQVHRNLAAIIDQSKASGAKVALMQIRLPASLGPVYLRRFEGLYPSLAEHHEVELLPFFLETIFDQPGMIMADGIHPTEAAQPLMLEQVWPSLSEFLRVPQ from the coding sequence ATGATGAGAAAACTGACCTCTCCGCTCAGCCTGAGTCCGGCCGTTCTGCCATTGGCCCTAGTCCTACTGGCCGTGTCCACTTGGGTGCAGGCCGCCGAGCACCGGCTCCTGATTATCGGCGATAGTCTGTCAGACGCCTATGACATGTCGCGTGAAGCGGGCTGGGCCCATCTGCTGGCCGAGCGCCTGGGCGACGACTGGACGGTCGTCAATGCTGCCATCTCCGGTGAGACCACCGCCGGTGCCGCCTACCGCACGCCCGACCTGCTCGAGGCCCATGCACCCGACCATGTACTGATCATTCTAGGAGGCAATGACGGCCTCCGGGCACTCAGTCCGGCGCAGGTCCACCGCAACCTGGCGGCGATCATCGATCAGAGCAAGGCCAGCGGCGCGAAGGTGGCGCTGATGCAGATCCGTCTGCCGGCCAGCCTGGGTCCGGTCTACCTCCGGCGCTTCGAGGGGCTCTATCCGTCGCTCGCCGAGCACCACGAGGTCGAACTGCTGCCGTTCTTCCTTGAAACGATCTTCGATCAGCCAGGGATGATCATGGCCGACGGGATTCATCCGACCGAGGCTGCGCAACCGCTGATGCTCGAGCAGGTCTGGCCCTCGCTGAGCGAGTTTCTGAGGGTTCCACAATAG
- a CDS encoding ABC transporter ATP-binding protein, translating to MANNSSRNQTSSDPLLVCDQVGYAVQAPGGRLEILNDISLQLNAGETLAIVGASGSGKTTLLGLLAGLEQPTSGRIELAGEDINRLDENGRARLRRRRVGFVFQSFHLLPSLTALENVLLALEIAGFDEAQKRATRALEQVGLSHRMDHYPRQMSGGEQQRVAIARAFAGDPAILFADEPTGNLDRRTGETIADLLFEINRKHGTALVLVTHDLRLASRCARIEEIEDGRLIDPQQGLGASLADSSAAQ from the coding sequence ATGGCGAACAATTCATCCCGGAATCAGACGTCGAGCGATCCCCTGTTGGTCTGCGACCAGGTCGGCTATGCCGTGCAGGCACCCGGCGGCCGACTGGAGATTCTCAACGATATCAGCCTGCAATTGAATGCGGGTGAAACCCTGGCCATCGTCGGTGCTTCCGGGTCCGGCAAGACCACCCTGCTCGGCCTGCTCGCGGGACTGGAACAGCCGACCAGCGGACGCATCGAGCTGGCCGGCGAAGACATCAACCGGCTCGACGAGAACGGCCGTGCGCGGCTCCGGCGTCGACGCGTGGGCTTCGTGTTCCAGAGCTTTCACCTGCTGCCCAGCCTGACCGCGCTCGAAAACGTCCTGCTGGCCCTGGAGATCGCCGGCTTCGACGAGGCGCAGAAGCGCGCCACTCGGGCGCTCGAACAGGTGGGGCTCAGCCACCGCATGGATCACTATCCCCGACAGATGTCCGGGGGCGAGCAGCAGCGCGTGGCGATCGCAAGGGCATTCGCCGGGGACCCGGCCATCCTGTTCGCCGATGAGCCCACGGGCAATCTGGATCGACGGACCGGCGAGACCATTGCCGACCTGCTGTTCGAGATCAACCGAAAACACGGCACGGCCCTGGTGCTCGTCACGCACGATCTGCGCCTGGCCAGTCGCTGCGCCCGGATCGAAGAAATCGAGGACGGTCGACTGATCGATCCGCAGCAAGGGCTGGGGGCCTCGCTCGCCGACAGCTCGGCGGCCCAATGA
- a CDS encoding ABC transporter permease — MNSFTLSYRLLLRQGRSGSLGLLVAGLLVATAALVAVSVFTDRVGRALDRQAGEALAADLAVASRQPIPEAFREQARGLGLDTAELITLSTAVFVGEESMLIDVKGVSDSYPLRGQLQVADSAAGLGEATDEIPAPGRAWMEPRGLRYLGAEVGDIALVGVHELTIEKSLVYEPDRGGGPFMLAPRLLIHLDDLESSELLGPGTRARYRLLVAGEESALAEYSDWLEDRIDANQRVITAAEADEQTGLALTQARRFLGVAALTTLILAAVGVLLSALRFARAQRDLVALLKSFGATSAQVMMALTLMLLWLVGLAVVLGGATGMAAQAVIAQLLADGPAGALPPPRLTPILGSAAFTLLLAAGFALPPLLNLRQVPPMRILNQSLDQRVGVKGALWLLPIAGALTIPVLQLGNLKLAAIVLGGSLVLTLLLAISGWIGMRLSASLSTRARSAWRFGLAGLRRRRAAGVIQITALGLGLMALLLLMIVRTELLGQWRGSLPEDTPDHFIVNIQPDQVEAVRGRLEAAEAQRLQIRPMANVNLVETSGELNNADRLGRQVNVSWIDELPPANSISEGRFFSADSTGEISLARRWSERTGVKLGDTLTFESGAQRFTATVTSIRDVEWDSFNVNFFILLSPDAGQSLPHQNIASFHLPHPDPELLRSISQQFPNLSILDVGALLDRVGEIIDRVSSAAQVVFFFTLLAGLVVLLAALEATRDERRHESALIRTLGADNALIRRGLLIEYGIMALIAAFLATMGSALTGWLLARELFDFRYAPSLSLFLAGFIAAFVLVVGSGWLGNRSVLATPPVRILRTGKA; from the coding sequence ATGAACAGTTTCACACTGTCCTACCGGCTGCTGCTGCGCCAGGGGCGATCCGGCAGCCTCGGCCTGCTGGTGGCCGGACTGCTGGTGGCAACGGCCGCCCTGGTCGCGGTCAGCGTCTTCACCGACCGCGTGGGTCGGGCCCTCGACCGTCAGGCGGGTGAGGCCCTGGCCGCCGATCTCGCCGTGGCCAGCCGCCAGCCGATTCCCGAAGCTTTCCGTGAGCAGGCCCGTGGCCTCGGGCTCGACACCGCCGAACTGATCACCCTGAGCACGGCCGTCTTCGTCGGCGAGGAATCCATGCTGATCGACGTCAAGGGCGTGTCCGACAGCTACCCGTTGCGCGGCCAGCTCCAGGTCGCCGACTCCGCCGCGGGCCTCGGGGAGGCCACAGACGAGATTCCGGCACCGGGTCGCGCCTGGATGGAACCCCGGGGCCTACGCTATCTCGGTGCCGAGGTCGGCGACATCGCCCTGGTCGGCGTGCACGAACTCACGATCGAGAAATCCCTGGTCTACGAGCCCGACCGCGGCGGCGGCCCCTTCATGCTGGCGCCTCGTCTGCTCATCCATCTCGATGACCTCGAATCCAGCGAATTGCTCGGCCCGGGAACGCGGGCGCGATACCGGCTGCTCGTCGCGGGGGAGGAATCGGCCCTGGCCGAATACAGCGACTGGCTCGAAGACCGGATCGATGCCAACCAGCGCGTGATCACCGCCGCCGAAGCCGACGAACAGACGGGGCTGGCCCTGACCCAGGCTCGCCGATTCCTCGGCGTGGCCGCCCTGACGACCCTGATTCTGGCGGCCGTCGGCGTGCTGCTGTCCGCCTTGCGCTTCGCCCGCGCCCAGCGCGACCTGGTGGCGCTGCTCAAGAGCTTCGGCGCCACCAGCGCCCAGGTGATGATGGCGCTGACCCTGATGCTGCTCTGGCTCGTGGGCCTGGCCGTGGTCCTCGGCGGGGCGACCGGCATGGCGGCTCAAGCCGTCATCGCCCAGCTTCTGGCGGACGGGCCTGCGGGCGCGCTGCCACCTCCACGGCTGACGCCGATCCTCGGCTCCGCCGCATTCACGCTGCTGCTCGCGGCCGGCTTCGCCTTGCCGCCACTGCTCAATCTGCGTCAGGTGCCGCCGATGCGCATCCTGAACCAGTCCCTGGACCAGCGGGTGGGCGTCAAGGGTGCGCTCTGGCTGCTGCCCATCGCCGGCGCGCTGACGATTCCCGTGCTGCAGCTCGGCAACCTGAAGCTCGCCGCAATCGTCCTGGGTGGAAGCCTGGTGCTGACCCTGCTGCTTGCCATCAGCGGCTGGATCGGCATGCGCCTGAGCGCCAGTCTGTCCACCCGGGCGCGCTCGGCCTGGCGCTTCGGCCTGGCCGGCCTGCGTCGGCGGCGGGCTGCCGGCGTCATCCAGATCACCGCGCTTGGGCTCGGCCTGATGGCGCTGCTGCTGTTGATGATCGTTCGCACCGAGCTGCTCGGGCAATGGCGCGGCAGCCTTCCGGAAGACACCCCCGACCACTTCATCGTCAACATCCAGCCCGACCAGGTCGAGGCGGTGCGCGGACGGCTCGAAGCCGCCGAGGCCCAGCGACTGCAGATCCGTCCCATGGCCAACGTCAATCTCGTCGAGACCAGCGGCGAACTCAACAACGCCGACCGGCTCGGCCGCCAGGTCAACGTCAGTTGGATCGACGAGCTGCCACCGGCGAATTCGATCAGCGAGGGTCGATTCTTCTCGGCGGACTCCACGGGAGAGATCTCGCTGGCCCGTCGCTGGTCCGAACGCACCGGAGTAAAGCTCGGCGACACCCTGACCTTCGAATCGGGCGCCCAGCGCTTCACCGCCACCGTGACCAGCATCCGAGACGTCGAGTGGGACAGCTTCAACGTCAACTTCTTCATCCTGCTCAGCCCGGACGCCGGGCAATCCCTGCCCCACCAGAACATCGCCAGCTTTCACCTGCCGCATCCGGACCCGGAGCTGCTTCGTTCGATCAGCCAGCAGTTCCCGAACCTCTCCATTCTCGACGTCGGCGCCCTCCTGGATCGCGTCGGCGAAATCATCGACCGGGTCAGTTCCGCGGCCCAGGTCGTGTTCTTCTTCACCCTGCTGGCGGGCCTGGTCGTGCTGCTGGCGGCCCTGGAGGCCACGCGCGACGAACGACGCCATGAATCGGCCCTGATCCGGACCCTCGGCGCGGACAACGCCCTGATCCGACGCGGACTGCTGATCGAATACGGCATCATGGCCCTGATCGCGGCCTTCCTGGCCACCATGGGCTCGGCCCTGACCGGTTGGCTGCTGGCGCGCGAACTGTTCGACTTCCGCTACGCGCCCTCCCTCAGCCTGTTCCTGGCCGGTTTCATCGCCGCTTTCGTGCTCGTGGTCGGCAGCGGCTGGCTGGGCAATCGCTCGGTGCTCGCCACGCCGCCGGTGCGCATCCTGCGCACGGGCAAGGCATGA
- a CDS encoding MATE family efflux transporter, with translation MSQVDAKASAVGAEDDHDPHADLILKGKPWTVMWAMSWPAVAAMMLWGLNAIMDAVFIGQLIGEQALAGAVMAYPLTQLTLGLGSLAGIGGGVALSIAIGRGERQLMRRLPGTTLAVAAGLSLIYAVLGAGFAESLVAGMGAEDELLPIAASYLRASALGGFGAIAGMALNMLLRGEGKMKLAATFMGTGLLVNIALTPVMILVFDLGVAGAAWATNIGVAVGGVLIWRRFARGRASYPVDTGYIGFHPELVRRILRLGAPAAIMSSMGVIQAIVVFNMLAQVGSQADIAFFGSAWRVLIFMLTPLFGLMRAFQPVAGINYGAGQWERVRESYWTFVLAGVLLILPLWLLMNLFPEQTLTLMLPMAGFSDLDLHRFRVLMLVLPVLPIVFTALALLPAIEQPGKATLVSVSRQLLFYVPVMLTLPRLIGVSGIYYGATAIDLICTLWLLLIVRRAFRQPGPPQPAPG, from the coding sequence ATGAGCCAGGTCGACGCGAAGGCCAGCGCCGTCGGCGCCGAGGACGACCACGACCCACACGCCGATCTGATCCTCAAGGGCAAACCCTGGACAGTGATGTGGGCCATGTCATGGCCTGCCGTCGCCGCCATGATGCTTTGGGGCCTGAACGCCATCATGGATGCCGTGTTCATCGGCCAGCTGATTGGCGAACAGGCGCTCGCCGGCGCCGTCATGGCCTATCCCCTGACCCAGCTCACGCTCGGCCTGGGCTCCCTGGCCGGCATCGGGGGCGGCGTGGCCCTGTCGATCGCGATCGGCCGAGGCGAACGCCAGCTGATGCGCCGCCTGCCGGGCACCACCCTGGCCGTCGCCGCTGGCCTGTCACTGATCTATGCAGTGCTCGGCGCCGGCTTCGCTGAGTCCTTGGTGGCCGGCATGGGCGCCGAAGACGAACTGCTTCCGATCGCCGCCAGCTACCTGCGCGCCTCCGCCCTGGGCGGCTTCGGCGCCATCGCCGGCATGGCGCTCAACATGCTGCTTCGCGGCGAGGGCAAGATGAAGCTGGCCGCGACTTTCATGGGCACCGGTCTGCTGGTCAATATCGCCCTGACCCCGGTCATGATCCTGGTCTTCGACCTTGGGGTCGCCGGCGCCGCCTGGGCGACCAATATCGGCGTTGCCGTCGGGGGGGTACTCATCTGGCGGCGCTTCGCCCGCGGACGCGCAAGCTATCCGGTCGACACCGGCTACATCGGCTTCCATCCGGAACTGGTCCGGCGCATCCTTCGCCTGGGGGCCCCGGCAGCGATCATGAGTTCGATGGGCGTGATCCAGGCCATCGTCGTGTTCAACATGCTGGCCCAGGTCGGCAGTCAGGCCGATATTGCCTTCTTCGGCTCGGCCTGGCGCGTGCTGATCTTCATGCTGACCCCCTTGTTCGGCCTGATGCGCGCCTTTCAGCCCGTTGCCGGAATCAACTACGGTGCCGGCCAATGGGAGCGCGTCCGGGAGAGCTACTGGACCTTCGTTCTGGCCGGGGTGCTATTGATCCTGCCCCTCTGGCTGCTGATGAACCTGTTCCCCGAACAGACCCTGACCCTGATGCTGCCCATGGCCGGATTCTCCGATCTCGACCTGCACCGCTTTCGAGTGCTGATGCTGGTCCTGCCGGTCCTGCCGATCGTGTTCACCGCGCTGGCCCTGCTTCCGGCCATCGAGCAACCGGGCAAGGCCACTCTGGTCTCTGTCTCCCGTCAGCTGCTGTTCTACGTGCCGGTCATGCTGACCCTGCCCCGTCTGATCGGCGTATCGGGAATCTACTACGGCGCCACTGCCATCGATCTCATCTGCACGCTCTGGCTCCTGCTCATCGTTCGACGCGCCTTTCGGCAACCCGGGCCTCCACAACCGGCACCCGGCTGA
- a CDS encoding DUF885 family protein encodes MLAAFSRFSVLVLSCLLALSGCQHAEPPVQPDPRLIERFDALRSTYWLDYWASHPIEATASGYLIYADRLPARRRADLEREIEQVRHELAALERFRGDALTDPARQNEWHRLIRHARERLLLLERVGQWQRDPRLYLAASAFEQLTEETLAARERRAQWMLARLQQLPYLLAAGQDNLNRAPQRFTLSAMRQASALSERLATLVESLIPAAPELSDGLQSALLAAQTALLEYRRHLETVVLPESLASAAIGPARYEDFLQEVHGLDLSLDQWLEQLDEQWEAAADAGSLLAEDRNHLALTRLDALLHSQRMSADQARHFLIDQLGMAHAETAAVVDALLTHPARVLAGDAPWPSPQTRLAAEPPIQAPPS; translated from the coding sequence ATGCTTGCCGCTTTCTCCCGTTTCTCCGTCCTGGTGCTGTCCTGCCTCCTGGCCCTGTCCGGCTGCCAGCACGCCGAGCCTCCTGTCCAGCCCGACCCTCGGCTCATCGAGCGCTTCGATGCACTGCGATCGACCTACTGGCTGGACTACTGGGCTTCGCACCCGATCGAAGCCACGGCCAGTGGCTATCTGATCTACGCGGATCGACTTCCTGCGCGACGACGTGCAGACCTGGAACGCGAAATCGAGCAGGTCCGCCACGAGTTGGCCGCGCTGGAGCGCTTCCGCGGCGACGCATTGACCGATCCGGCTCGGCAGAACGAGTGGCACCGTCTGATCCGCCATGCCCGAGAACGTCTGCTTCTGCTCGAGCGGGTCGGGCAATGGCAGCGCGATCCGCGCCTCTACCTGGCCGCATCGGCCTTCGAGCAACTGACAGAGGAGACGCTTGCTGCACGGGAGCGGCGTGCCCAATGGATGCTGGCGCGCCTCCAGCAGCTGCCGTATCTGCTAGCCGCCGGCCAGGACAATCTGAACCGGGCGCCGCAGCGCTTCACCCTGTCCGCCATGCGCCAGGCGTCGGCCCTGAGCGAGCGTCTGGCAACGCTGGTCGAGAGTCTGATACCGGCGGCGCCCGAGCTGTCCGACGGTCTGCAGTCCGCCCTGCTCGCAGCGCAAACTGCGCTGCTGGAGTACCGGCGCCATCTGGAAACCGTCGTCTTGCCGGAAAGCCTGGCATCGGCGGCGATCGGGCCGGCGCGCTACGAGGACTTCCTGCAGGAGGTTCACGGCCTGGATCTCAGCCTGGATCAGTGGCTGGAACAACTGGACGAGCAGTGGGAGGCTGCGGCCGATGCGGGATCGCTGCTGGCAGAAGATCGGAACCACCTGGCGCTGACGCGCCTGGACGCCCTGCTGCACAGCCAGCGAATGAGTGCCGATCAGGCCCGGCATTTCCTGATCGACCAGCTGGGCATGGCGCACGCCGAAACGGCCGCCGTCGTCGATGCCCTGCTGACCCATCCTGCTCGGGTGCTGGCCGGCGATGCACCGTGGCCTTCCCCGCAGACTCGTCTGGCAGCGGAGCCCCCCATCCAGGCGCCGCCGAGCTGA
- a CDS encoding peroxiredoxin gives MFIRILSMTFLLACGSAALAGSERSAPDFRLQDQNGEWHALSDYAGDWLVVYFYPRADTPGCTTEACNFRDNIYAFRGVGAEVLGISTDPVDAQKAFSDKYSLPFAILSDADGRVAAEYGVLVERGEINFARRETFLIGPDGQIVKHYSQVDPESHTDEVLADLQSARAAADAL, from the coding sequence ATGTTCATCCGCATCCTGTCCATGACTTTCCTTCTTGCTTGCGGCTCCGCCGCTCTTGCCGGCTCGGAGCGGTCCGCACCGGACTTCCGCCTGCAGGACCAGAACGGTGAATGGCATGCATTGAGCGACTATGCCGGTGACTGGCTGGTCGTGTACTTCTACCCACGAGCCGATACCCCTGGCTGCACGACCGAAGCCTGCAACTTCCGCGACAACATCTATGCCTTCCGCGGTGTCGGTGCGGAAGTGCTCGGCATCAGCACCGATCCGGTCGATGCGCAGAAGGCCTTCAGCGACAAGTACAGCCTGCCCTTCGCGATCCTGTCCGATGCGGATGGCCGGGTCGCGGCCGAGTATGGAGTGCTTGTGGAGCGCGGTGAGATCAACTTCGCGCGACGGGAAACCTTCCTGATCGGTCCCGACGGCCAGATCGTCAAGCATTACAGCCAGGTCGATCCGGAGTCGCACACCGACGAGGTGCTTGCCGATCTGCAATCGGCCCGGGCCGCCGCGGACGCGCTCTGA
- a CDS encoding nuclear transport factor 2 family protein, producing MSRRTIRTLVFIVIASLITIGCLARGGTMSNFDESEYDGAMQRFQGSTEAIDEGVQAFVAAYGDLTQADLRERMTALYAPELYFNDTIHTFNDREALVDYMSRTGDSLEQSSVDVKQVLRDGNDVFLRWSMEFRSSVAGKDIHSRSIGMTHLRFDGAGRVVLHQDFWDSGHALYAQLPVVGFFVRRAHNRM from the coding sequence ATGAGCAGGCGGACCATCAGGACCCTGGTCTTCATCGTCATCGCCAGCCTGATCACGATCGGCTGCCTGGCCCGGGGAGGCACCATGTCCAATTTCGATGAAAGCGAATACGATGGCGCCATGCAGCGCTTCCAGGGCTCGACGGAGGCCATCGACGAAGGCGTCCAGGCCTTCGTCGCCGCCTACGGCGACCTGACCCAGGCGGATCTGCGCGAGCGCATGACGGCCCTCTACGCGCCCGAGCTGTACTTCAACGACACGATCCACACCTTCAATGATCGCGAAGCACTGGTCGACTACATGAGCCGAACCGGCGATTCACTGGAGCAGAGCTCGGTCGACGTCAAGCAGGTGCTCAGGGACGGCAACGATGTCTTCCTGCGCTGGTCGATGGAATTCCGCTCCAGCGTGGCCGGCAAGGACATCCATTCCAGGTCGATCGGGATGACGCATCTGCGCTTCGACGGCGCCGGTCGCGTCGTCCTGCATCAGGACTTCTGGGACTCGGGTCATGCCCTCTACGCACAGCTGCCGGTGGTCGGCTTCTTCGTGCGCCGGGCGCACAACCGGATGTAG
- a CDS encoding chalcone isomerase family protein: protein MAPAEGRSSLQVCSELELRVALLFNVGTASLHLDDCSQAERVLEEIPKQFSLVTAREFSGEDLSRTAIEVLMDNLDLQTAAELPSSLACMADAYVDTRPGDRYDVVYDPAEGLAMYLNDELLRRCPDQGDGEKFFMIWFGEEPFHPRLRDGLLERALEGAGGAAGG, encoded by the coding sequence ATGGCGCCGGCCGAAGGACGATCTTCGCTGCAGGTCTGCTCGGAGCTGGAATTGCGCGTCGCCCTGCTGTTCAACGTGGGCACCGCTTCGCTCCACCTCGACGATTGCTCCCAGGCCGAGCGAGTCCTGGAGGAGATTCCCAAACAGTTCTCGCTGGTCACGGCAAGGGAATTCTCGGGTGAGGATCTGAGCCGCACCGCGATCGAAGTCCTGATGGACAACCTCGACCTGCAGACCGCGGCCGAACTACCGAGCTCTCTGGCCTGCATGGCCGATGCCTACGTCGATACCCGACCGGGTGATCGCTACGACGTGGTCTATGATCCCGCCGAAGGTCTGGCCATGTACCTCAACGACGAACTTCTGCGCCGCTGTCCGGACCAGGGCGACGGCGAGAAATTCTTCATGATCTGGTTCGGCGAAGAGCCCTTCCACCCGCGGCTGCGCGACGGCCTGCTCGAGCGCGCCCTGGAAGGAGCCGGCGGCGCGGCCGGCGGCTGA
- a CDS encoding cytochrome b has translation MNTIADAAKAYPRSVRRLHWSMALGLLGMVLFGLFMGSLSLEDPRRGLLMRLHLMVGLLLLAAAMLRLRWRLQGRMPDLPSVYGRFEAALARAVHGLFYVLMIGLPLLGLGVWLLDPFVAGPGLAGQSVALGDLAGWLHRAHYLGAWLLLAAVLVHLVGALRGLRSATPERRVLWRMLPFERQSSRPVSFEARSHPRRSKKRRRS, from the coding sequence ATGAACACGATCGCTGACGCCGCCAAGGCCTATCCACGCTCGGTCCGGCGCCTGCACTGGTCGATGGCGCTGGGTCTGCTGGGCATGGTCCTGTTCGGCCTGTTCATGGGCAGCCTGTCGCTGGAGGATCCGCGACGCGGTTTGTTGATGCGCCTGCATCTGATGGTCGGTCTGCTGCTGCTCGCCGCAGCGATGCTGCGTCTTCGCTGGCGCCTGCAGGGTCGCATGCCGGACTTGCCTTCGGTCTACGGTCGCTTCGAAGCAGCTCTGGCCCGGGCGGTGCATGGGCTGTTCTACGTCCTGATGATCGGCCTGCCGCTGCTCGGGCTCGGTGTCTGGCTGCTGGACCCCTTCGTGGCCGGTCCCGGTCTGGCGGGCCAGTCGGTGGCCCTGGGTGATCTGGCGGGTTGGCTGCACCGGGCCCACTACCTCGGCGCCTGGCTGTTGCTCGCCGCGGTGCTGGTTCACCTCGTCGGTGCGCTGCGCGGCCTGCGCAGCGCCACGCCCGAACGACGCGTGCTCTGGAGGATGCTGCCCTTCGAACGGCAAAGCTCCCGGCCGGTCTCCTTCGAAGCTCGCTCACATCCCCGGCGCTCGAAGAAACGCCGTCGTTCCTGA
- a CDS encoding tetratricopeptide repeat protein — MRSNRPIRNFLGAVFVLSTMMVAPAAGAEAEEPSPPRPGSALFPYHEHMPSYWLMNRARRLYSIGRHYSAIHFYERASRYADKFGQYNVGVMHLKGEGTAFDPVRAWAWLALSAERGYPTLQQAADQLWALLDGEQQRRARAILESELMPEYGDAVAIPRAQLQMDRERRRSTGSRLGQPALLGMLRVIDAQGFGLSRPGSEYYDPAKWDMRQLVEYETWQMNNLARGRVDMGDTEVIEDEHDR; from the coding sequence ATGCGAAGCAACAGACCCATCCGTAATTTCCTCGGCGCGGTGTTCGTGCTGTCCACGATGATGGTCGCACCGGCCGCAGGCGCCGAGGCGGAAGAGCCGAGTCCGCCACGACCCGGGTCGGCCCTGTTTCCCTACCACGAACACATGCCGTCCTACTGGCTGATGAATCGGGCCCGGCGTCTGTATTCGATCGGCCGTCACTACAGCGCGATCCACTTCTACGAGCGGGCGAGTCGCTATGCCGACAAGTTCGGACAGTACAACGTGGGCGTCATGCACCTGAAAGGCGAGGGCACGGCCTTCGATCCGGTGCGCGCCTGGGCCTGGCTGGCCCTGTCCGCCGAGCGCGGTTATCCGACCCTTCAGCAGGCGGCCGATCAGCTCTGGGCCCTGCTGGATGGCGAACAGCAGCGACGCGCCCGAGCCATTCTGGAGTCCGAGTTGATGCCGGAGTACGGGGATGCGGTGGCGATCCCGCGCGCCCAGCTGCAGATGGATCGCGAGCGGCGTCGCTCCACCGGTTCGCGCCTGGGGCAACCGGCCCTGCTGGGCATGCTCCGGGTCATCGATGCCCAGGGCTTCGGTCTGAGCCGTCCCGGCTCCGAGTACTACGATCCTGCGAAATGGGACATGCGCCAGTTGGTCGAATACGAGACCTGGCAGATGAATAACCTCGCCCGTGGGCGAGTGGATATGGGTGACACGGAAGTGATCGAGGATGAACACGATCGCTGA
- the crcB gene encoding fluoride efflux transporter CrcB, with translation MKALALVAVGGALGSLLRYRIALWTLAWAEHWRFPIGTLIVNVLGALCVGLVWGLAMRLPGWSEELRLALMVGLLGGFTTFSAFGLETVLMLKRGAVWLAVLYVGASLLLGLLAVAAGLAMTTGRS, from the coding sequence ATGAAAGCTCTTGCGCTGGTCGCCGTCGGCGGGGCCTTGGGGTCGCTGCTTCGCTACCGGATCGCGCTGTGGACACTGGCATGGGCCGAACACTGGCGTTTTCCCATCGGCACCCTGATCGTCAATGTGCTGGGTGCCCTGTGCGTTGGCCTGGTCTGGGGCCTGGCCATGCGCCTGCCGGGCTGGAGCGAGGAGCTGCGGCTGGCGCTGATGGTGGGTCTGCTGGGGGGCTTCACGACCTTCTCGGCCTTCGGGCTGGAGACCGTCCTGATGCTGAAGCGGGGCGCCGTCTGGCTGGCCGTGCTGTACGTGGGCGCCAGCCTGCTTCTGGGGCTGCTGGCGGTCGCCGCCGGCCTGGCGATGACGACGGGACGGAGTTGA